The genomic interval AATGATAATCCGCAATTTTAGGTTTGGCTGCGCTAATGACCGATAGTAAAGTAGACTTGCCCACGCTCGGAAAACCGACCAAACCTACATCCGCGATTACTTTCAACTCCACTTTAATTGTCCGTTCTTGACCCGGTTCGCCATTTTCCGATAATTCAGGGGCTGGATTTCTTGCTGTTGCAAAGCGTGTATTGCCACGTCCGCCGCGTCCACCTTTAGCAATCACTGCCTCCTGCTGATGGTATGTCAGATCAGCAATTACTTCTCCTGTCTCCTCATCTTTTACAGTTGTGCCTGGTGGTACTGCGATAACAAGCGAATCAGCATTTTTTCCATGCTTATTTTTACTCATGCCATTTTCTCCGCGCTTTGCCTTATAATGGCGGTTATAACGAAAGTCCATCAATGTATTCAGACCTTCATCAACCTTAAAAACAACATCACCGCCATTACCGCCATCACCACCGGCAGGACCACCTTTTGGCACATATATTTCCCGTCTGTATGCAGTAAGACCGTTACCTCCGTCACCCGCTTTTACATAGACACTTACCTGATCTACAAACATTCTTTCACCTCATTTTCACGGAATGCAGACAGCACACGTAATGCCATCACCGTGTTCGGATACCGTTATCATTTCATTTACTTTACCCATCGTTTCCACTAACGTTGACAAATCCGGAAACCTTCCATCAATAATCAATTCCAGTTGTACTATTCCTGAATTTTTATCATAAATATGTAATTTCAGTTCATACAACTCCATTACATCAATCATATTTTCTGTTATGGCCATTATCTTTTGAAAATATTCCACGAGCAATTGATCTACCTGATGCAAATCCATGTTTTCACTATGTATGTAATAAGATGAACGAAAATTTGGATGTAATGTATCCAATTGAAGCACATATAGTGCAAATAATGGAGCATTTAAATTCATCAATTTACTTTCTTTCTGTAAATGTCCAACATAATCCGCAAGCTTTATTCGTGCTTTTTCGCCCTTCCCCATACTTAAATAACCATCAATAATCTGCAATTG from Lentibacillus cibarius carries:
- a CDS encoding Spo0B domain-containing protein, encoding MEERDVIQLLRHYRHDLLNQLQIIDGYLSMGKGEKARIKLADYVGHLQKESKLMNLNAPLFALYVLQLDTLHPNFRSSYYIHSENMDLHQVDQLLVEYFQKIMAITENMIDVMELYELKLHIYDKNSGIVQLELIIDGRFPDLSTLVETMGKVNEMITVSEHGDGITCAVCIP